The DNA segment GTGACTGAATCAGATTGACCGCCTCTTTGAGCACGTCTTCTTTGAGACGTGTGACACGCATCAGAGTGCGGAAGTCGTGGTTCGCCAGCAGATCGAGATGATCGCTGATGATCAACCGGGCTTCTTCAAGGAAGGGGGTCGCTTTGTCGAACTGTGAGAGCTGGATCAGCAGGCAATCGCGCAGATCTTTTGCCGCCACGCCTACGGGATCAAACCGCTGAATACGTTTGAGAACGGCTTCGACTTCATCAAGACCGACCTCTTCATTGCCCATGCTTTCGAGGATGTCGTCCAGCGAAACGGTGAGATAACCGGTGTCGTCAACGGCATCCACAATCGACGTGGCGATTGCGCGGTCGGTATCGGAGAACGGGGTAAGTTCCACCTGCCACATCAGGTAATCCTGTAGGGTCTGCGTGGTTTCACCCTGGTAAACGGGGAGCTCATCGTCGATGTAGTCGCCGCTGGTGCCCGACGGCGTACCGGCGGTGTAGATTTCATCCCAGCTGGCGTCGAGCGGCAACTCTTCCGGCATCTCTTTTTGTTCGAGAGCGTCGGCGGTATCCAGCGTTTCGCTGTCCTGAGTTTCGCGGGTATCAACTTCGTCGTGAAGATCGGTTTGCTCCAGCAACGGATTGCTTTCCAGCGCTTGCTGGAGTTCCTGCTGCAGTTCCAGCGTGGACAACTGCAACAGACGAATCGCCTGTTGTAGCTGCGGCGTCATCGCCAGTTGTTGGCTCAGCCTGAGTTGCAAACCTTGCTTCATGTTCAGAGTCGTTTTCTCCCGCTATGACGTCGCAAACTTCTACCCTATCAGAGTCTGAAGTCTTCCCCAAGGTATACGCGCTTCACGTGCTCGTCCTGCAGGATTTCTGTCGGCGTACCGTGCGCGATCAGGTGTCCCTGGCTCACGATATAGGCTCGTTCACACACGGCCAGCGTTTCGCGGACGTTATGGTCGGTAATCAACACGCCGAGACCGCTGTCACGCAGATGCTCAATAATGCGTTTGATATCGATAACGGAGATGGGGTCAACGCCGGCAAACGGTTCATCCAGCAGGATAAATTTCGGGTTAGCGGCCAGGGCGCGGGCGATTTCCACACGGCGACGTTCCCCGCCGGAGAGTGACTGACCCATGTTGTCGCGCAGATGCTCAATGTGGAACTCTTCCATCAGCTCGTTAGCGCGGTCTTCACGCTGTTCGCTGGAGAGATCGTCACGAATTTGCAGCACGGCCATCAGGTTATCGTACACGCTCAGGCGGCGAAAAATCGACGCTTCCTGCGGCAGATAGCCAATTCCTCGGCGTGCGCGGGCATGCAGCGGCAGCAGGCTGATGTCTTCATCATCAATAATGATGTTACCGGCATCGCGCGGCACAATGCCGACAACCATGTAGAAGGTGGTGGTTTTACCCGCACCGTTCGGCCCAAGCAGACCGACAATCTCGCCCGAGTTGACGGTCAGGCTGACATCTTCCACGACGCGGCGGCCTTTGTAGGCCTTCGCCAGATTCTTTGCAGTTAATGTTGCCATAACGAATTAGTTACTCTTCTTCTGAGCCGGGGCCTGGTTTTTGTCCTGCAACTGCGACGGAACCAGAACGGTAGTCACACGCTTGCCTTTCTCACTGAAGGCCTGCATTTTCTGCTCTTTCACCAGATAGGTAATTTTGTCCCCGGTGATGTTGCTGTCGAGCTGTTCCAGGTACGCATTGCCGGTGAGCACGACAAAGTCTTTCGCCAATTCATAATGCATTTTCGACGCATGGCCTTTTACCGGCTTACCGTTGTCCTGCATTTGATAGAACGTGGCCGGGTTGCCGAAGCCGTCAATGACCTCTTTACCCTCTTCACCGCCAGGGCGGGTAACGACCACTTTATCGGCGTTAATTTTGATCGTGCCCTGGGTCACAATGACATTGCCGGTGAAGGTCACGACGTTGCCCTGCATATCCAGAGACTGCTGGTCCGATTCAATGTGGATCGGCTGTTCGGTATCGCCGGTGACGGCGAACGCCGGAATGCTGGCGGCCAGAAGTGAGCTGGCAAGCACAAGATTAAGGCTGAGTTTGTTTGTTTTGAATTTCATAGGAGGTTCTAACCTTTTCAATCAGCTCGGCGTTCTTGCTGCGTAAGTTGCCGCGCATTTTCAGTCCGCTGGAGTTAAATGTTGTTCCGTATAACGTGACGAGGTCTTCAGAGGTAACATCCTGCGTCACCAGATTGATCTGCGCGTTATCGGTGGTAATTCTGCGAAGTTGAGCGTCAGGCACCAGCGCGTTGACTTCAACGTGACCATAAAGATACAGCATCCGATCCTCAGTCAGCTTGGCTTTATCAGCCTTGATTGACCACGTCGGGATCTTGTCCTTATCAAACGTCGTTAATACGGGTTGTGTGAACCACGAAACGGCCTGATCGGAATAATATTCAACATGTTGGGCGATCAAACGATAGCTCAGCGCGCCTTCCGGACTGTAGACAACGGTATCCGTATGCTCGCTCTTGTAGGTCGGATCGCTCGTATTCACCACCACCTGCGCCGTGTCGTCTTTATCGGCCAGGTTAATCCCAATCAGCACCAGCACGGCCAACGACAGTAGAATGATAACCCAACGTCTGGCTTTACTCATATCGATTGCCCTTTGGCCTCATCAAGCTTACCCTGCGCCAGTAATAATAAATCACAGACTTCTCGTACCGCGCCGCGCCCGCCCGCGATTTTCGTAACGTAATCCGCGCGCGTGAGCAGTAACGGATGCGCATCCGCAACGGCAATACTCAGGCCAATTTTTTCCATCACCGGCCAGTCAATCAGATCATCACCGACGTAGGCCACGTTTTCCGGCGCAATCGCCAGTTTTGCCAGCAGATCGTGAAAGGCGACCAGTTTGTCTGATTGCCCCTGATACAGATGCGTGATCCCCAGTGTGGCACACCGATCTTCTACTAGTTTAGCCTTTCGTCCGGTAATGATGGCGACGTCGATATCAGACGTTAGCGCACAACGGATCCCGTAACCATCACGGACGTTGAAAGCCTTCAGTTCTTCACCGTTGTTGCCCATATAAATCAGGCCATCCGACAGCACGCCATCGACATCAAGAATCAGCAGACGGATATTCTCTGCTTTGGCGATGACGTCCGCGCTGACGGGTCCATAACAGGTCGCAAGCGACGCACCTGCTTTGCTCATTTCTCTTTATCCTTGAATTTCTACACAACGCCTGCACGCAGGAGATCATGCATATGTAACACACCGAGTAACTGGTCGCCATCGGCAACCATTACGGAGGTGATATGACGAGACTGCATTAAGTTCAGGGCATCGACCGCCAGAATCCCTGGACGCACGCGAATGCCCCCAGGCGTCATCACGTCGGCGATACCGAGCTGGCGCACGTCAACGCCCATATCAAAGACGCGACGTAAATCACCGTCGGTGAAGATACCGTCGATCTTCATCGCATCATCGCAAATCACGGTCATCCCGAGGTTCTTGCGGGTTATCTCCAGCAGCGCATCGCGCAGGCTGGCTTCTTTGGTGACATGCGGGATTTCATCACCCGTATGCATAATATCGTTCACGCGCAGCAGCAGTTTACGCCCCAGCGCACCGCCCGGATGTGACAGCGCAAAATCTTCAGCGGTAAAGCCGCGCGCCTTTAACAACGCCACCGCCAGCGCATCGCCCATCACTAATGTGGCGGTGGTGCTGCTTGTCGGGGCCAGTCCAAGCGGACAGGCTTCCTGCGGTACTTTAACACACAGATGGACATCCGCAGCACGCGCCATGCTGCTTTCTGGTCGACCGGTCATGCAGATAAGCTGAACCTGCAGTCGCTTAAGAACCGGAATCAGGGCCGCGATCTCGCTGGATTCCCCGGAGTTGGAGATGGCAATCACTACATCCTGCGAGGTCACCATCCCCAGATCGCCGTGGGCGGCTTCGCCCGGATGAACGAAGAATGAGGAGGTACCGGTGCTGGCAAAGGTCGCGGCCATTTTGCGGCCAATATGCCCCGATTTCCCCATGCCCATCACCACCACTTTGCCGGTGCAGTTGAACATTTTTTCACAGGCGAGAGTGAAATCCTGGTTGATGTACTGATCGAGCTCCGCCAGGCCTTCACGTTCAATCGCCAGAACCTCTTTGCCGGCTTGCTGAAAGTCAAAACCCGGTTGTAACGCTAAGTGCGACATATGTCTGTTTCCAGTTATCCAACGAGAAGTGGCGATAGCCAATACAACATCGCCAGCCATACGATAAAACCGCCAGTCAGCAGCACGCCCGCGCCGCGACCGGACTGGCGGGGACGCCGCCAGCAAACTAATGCAAAGATGATGCTCACCAGCAGCATCACGCTGTAATCACGGCTGAACGCCAGCGGATTGACGTCACCCGGCGTAATCAGCGCGGGAAGGCCGAGAACAATGGTGAGGTTAAAAATGTTCGCGCCGATGATATTGCCCACCGCGATATCGTTCTCACCTTTGCGCACGCCCGCGATGGCGGTTGCCAGTTCAGGCAGGCTGGTGCCAATGGCGATCACCGTCAGGCCAATCGTCAGTTCGCTCATTGCGAAGTAATTGGCAATCACAGTGGCGTTATCCACCACCATTCGGGTCGCCATCGGCATGATAATCAGCGCAATGCCCAGCCATAAAAACGCCACCGGTAATCCGCCTTCACGCGGCAACTCGGCAACCTGCTCCCGGGTGAGGCTGTCATTACCCTGACGCTCAGCGAGACGGGCGATTTTAACAATGAACAGCAGCCATAACACGGCTAACAGTAAAAGAAAGATACCATCGCTGCGGCTGAGTTGTCCGTCATACAGTACGGATCCGGCCACAATGCTAACCAGCAACATTAGCGGCAATTCGCGACGCAGAACATCGGAATGCACGGTAAAAGGGTGGATCAGCGCGGCAAGCCCGAGGATCAACAAAATGTTGGTAATGTTAGAGCCTAGCGCGGTGCCGACGGCTAAATCTAACTGCCCGTGCAGAGAGGCGGCGACAGAAACAATAATTTCAGGCAGAGATGTGCCTATACTGACTACCGTCATACCGATAATCAGCGGCGGGATCCCGAAGGTTCGACATAAGATTGACGCGGCAAAAACCAGGCGGTCGGCGCCGTAGACGACCAATAATAAACCAATAATTAACAGCGCCGTTGCTAAAAGCATCTAAAGTCCTTTCTTCAGGTATACTCGCCGGTCCACCGGGATCGTCTGGAAACCGTAACGAAGTCTTAATTTTGACTTTATGCAGCTAAAAAGTAAAACAAATGCCAGCTTTAGCTAACCAGCACGGGTAATATTCTGTAAATATGTTGGGTTCATGGCTGAATTCCACGCCATGCTGAGATCAACAAGCAACACGAAGGATGAATCAATGGGGCAGTCTGTGGCGAATTTAGTCGATATGCGCGATGTCAGCTTTACGCGCGGCGACCGCTGCATTTTCGATAACATCTCTCTGACCGTACCGCGTGGCAAGATAACCGCGATCATGGGGCCATCGGGCATCGGTAAAACGACGCTGTTGCGTCTGATCGGCGGACAAATTGTGCCGGACCAAGGAGAGATCTTGTTTGATGGCGAGAACATTCCTGAGATGTCTCGCTCGCGCCTCTACACGGTACGCAAACGGATGAGTATGCTGTTTCAGTCCGGGGCGCTGTTCACCGACATGAACGTGTTTGATAACGTGGCCTATCCGTTACGCGAACATACCACGCTTCCCCCGCCGTTACTGAAGAGCACGGTGATGATGAAACTGGAAGCCGTCGGTCTGCGCGGCGCGGCAAAACTGATGCCCTCTGAACTGTCTGGTGGGATGGCGCGCCGGGCGGCGTTAGCACGCGCCATTGCGCTGGAGCCGGATCTCATCATGTTTGATGAACCGTTTGTCGGACAGGATCCGATCAC comes from the Citrobacter amalonaticus genome and includes:
- the rpoN gene encoding RNA polymerase factor sigma-54 — translated: MKQGLQLRLSQQLAMTPQLQQAIRLLQLSTLELQQELQQALESNPLLEQTDLHDEVDTRETQDSETLDTADALEQKEMPEELPLDASWDEIYTAGTPSGTSGDYIDDELPVYQGETTQTLQDYLMWQVELTPFSDTDRAIATSIVDAVDDTGYLTVSLDDILESMGNEEVGLDEVEAVLKRIQRFDPVGVAAKDLRDCLLIQLSQFDKATPFLEEARLIISDHLDLLANHDFRTLMRVTRLKEDVLKEAVNLIQSLDPRPGQSIQTGEPEYVIPDVLVRKHNGHWTVELNGDSIPRLQINQHYAAMCNGGRNDADSQYIRSNLQDAKWLIKSLESRNDTLLRVSRCIVEQQQAFFEQGEEFMKPMVLADIAQAVEMHESTISRVTTQKYLHSPRGIFELKYFFSSHVNTEGGGEASSTAIRALVKKLIAAENPAKPLSDSKLTSMLSEQGIMVARRTVAKYRESLSIPPSNQRKQLV
- the lptB gene encoding LPS export ABC transporter ATP-binding protein; the encoded protein is MATLTAKNLAKAYKGRRVVEDVSLTVNSGEIVGLLGPNGAGKTTTFYMVVGIVPRDAGNIIIDDEDISLLPLHARARRGIGYLPQEASIFRRLSVYDNLMAVLQIRDDLSSEQREDRANELMEEFHIEHLRDNMGQSLSGGERRRVEIARALAANPKFILLDEPFAGVDPISVIDIKRIIEHLRDSGLGVLITDHNVRETLAVCERAYIVSQGHLIAHGTPTEILQDEHVKRVYLGEDFRL
- the lptA gene encoding lipopolysaccharide ABC transporter substrate-binding protein LptA, which produces MKFKTNKLSLNLVLASSLLAASIPAFAVTGDTEQPIHIESDQQSLDMQGNVVTFTGNVIVTQGTIKINADKVVVTRPGGEEGKEVIDGFGNPATFYQMQDNGKPVKGHASKMHYELAKDFVVLTGNAYLEQLDSNITGDKITYLVKEQKMQAFSEKGKRVTTVLVPSQLQDKNQAPAQKKSN
- the lptC gene encoding LPS export ABC transporter periplasmic protein LptC; translated protein: MSKARRWVIILLSLAVLVLIGINLADKDDTAQVVVNTSDPTYKSEHTDTVVYSPEGALSYRLIAQHVEYYSDQAVSWFTQPVLTTFDKDKIPTWSIKADKAKLTEDRMLYLYGHVEVNALVPDAQLRRITTDNAQINLVTQDVTSEDLVTLYGTTFNSSGLKMRGNLRSKNAELIEKVRTSYEIQNKQTQP
- the kdsC gene encoding 3-deoxy-manno-octulosonate-8-phosphatase KdsC, giving the protein MSKAGASLATCYGPVSADVIAKAENIRLLILDVDGVLSDGLIYMGNNGEELKAFNVRDGYGIRCALTSDIDVAIITGRKAKLVEDRCATLGITHLYQGQSDKLVAFHDLLAKLAIAPENVAYVGDDLIDWPVMEKIGLSIAVADAHPLLLTRADYVTKIAGGRGAVREVCDLLLLAQGKLDEAKGQSI
- the kdsD gene encoding arabinose-5-phosphate isomerase KdsD, with amino-acid sequence MSHLALQPGFDFQQAGKEVLAIEREGLAELDQYINQDFTLACEKMFNCTGKVVVMGMGKSGHIGRKMAATFASTGTSSFFVHPGEAAHGDLGMVTSQDVVIAISNSGESSEIAALIPVLKRLQVQLICMTGRPESSMARAADVHLCVKVPQEACPLGLAPTSSTTATLVMGDALAVALLKARGFTAEDFALSHPGGALGRKLLLRVNDIMHTGDEIPHVTKEASLRDALLEITRKNLGMTVICDDAMKIDGIFTDGDLRRVFDMGVDVRQLGIADVMTPGGIRVRPGILAVDALNLMQSRHITSVMVADGDQLLGVLHMHDLLRAGVV
- a CDS encoding calcium/sodium antiporter, giving the protein MLLATALLIIGLLLVVYGADRLVFAASILCRTFGIPPLIIGMTVVSIGTSLPEIIVSVAASLHGQLDLAVGTALGSNITNILLILGLAALIHPFTVHSDVLRRELPLMLLVSIVAGSVLYDGQLSRSDGIFLLLLAVLWLLFIVKIARLAERQGNDSLTREQVAELPREGGLPVAFLWLGIALIIMPMATRMVVDNATVIANYFAMSELTIGLTVIAIGTSLPELATAIAGVRKGENDIAVGNIIGANIFNLTIVLGLPALITPGDVNPLAFSRDYSVMLLVSIIFALVCWRRPRQSGRGAGVLLTGGFIVWLAMLYWLSPLLVG
- the mlaF gene encoding phospholipid ABC transporter ATP-binding protein MlaF, which codes for MGQSVANLVDMRDVSFTRGDRCIFDNISLTVPRGKITAIMGPSGIGKTTLLRLIGGQIVPDQGEILFDGENIPEMSRSRLYTVRKRMSMLFQSGALFTDMNVFDNVAYPLREHTTLPPPLLKSTVMMKLEAVGLRGAAKLMPSELSGGMARRAALARAIALEPDLIMFDEPFVGQDPITMGVLVKLISELNNALGVTCVVVSHDVPEVLSIADHAYIMADKKIVAHGSAQALQENDDPRVRQFLDGIADGPVPFRYPAGDYHSDLLGTGS